A single window of Haliotis asinina isolate JCU_RB_2024 chromosome 5, JCU_Hal_asi_v2, whole genome shotgun sequence DNA harbors:
- the LOC137284058 gene encoding RYamide receptor-like: MYTHSSDSNSSLDALLQWLEESANPPSMQHASRIICMYVASVSFAIVDNIIVLVVIGQTFGRRSQISAYQINLALADLLMSVFCVPFTFAQAYVGFWAFGSFTCPAILFLQLCFVNVSAYTNVAIGIDRFLGVIFPFKWKPTVRQRKRILVLVWCFSALIASPEVVVGRSKEQYLWNGTQPLCNEYWRTPEQREMYTLAVFLLCLILPLVTLVITYSCVVYRLWIRQTPGNADIKRDRRRLSSKKKVTRMLIIKVAMFTLCWLPLHLFNLLVDFNSKLLNSADEHVVQTAFFACHWVAMSHAFVNPLIYFIADDYFRVR, translated from the exons ATGTACACACATTCCTCCGACTCCAACTCAAGCCTAGACGCACTGCTTCAATGGCTGGAAGAGAGCGCCAATCCACCATCCATGCAGCATGCAAGCAGGATCATCTGCATGTATGTTGCTTCCGTATCCTTCGCCATCGTGGACAACATCATCGTTCTCGTTGTCATCGGCCAAACCTTTGGTCGCCGGTCACAGATATCTGCGTACCAAATCAACCTCGCCCTGGCGGACCTTCTCATGTCGGTGTTTTGCGTTCCTTTTACTTTCGCCCAAGCCTACGTGGGATTCTGGGCTTTCGGTAGCTTCACTTGCCCGGCCATCCTCTTCTTACAGCTATGCTTCGTAAACGTTAGTGCCTACACAAATGTTGCAATAGGAATCGACAG GTTCTTGGGGGTTATTTTCCCCTTCAAATGGAAGCCTACAGTGCGCCAAAGAAAGCGGATTTTGGTTTTGGTGTGGTGCTTTTCCGCCCTGATTGCTTCCCCGGAAGTAGTTGTTGGTCGGAGCAAAGAACAATACCTTTGGAATGGCACACAGCCGTTATGTAACGAGTACTGGCGAACCCCGGAACAGAGGGAGATGTACACACTGGCCGTGTTCCTCCTCTGCCTCATACTACCACTAGTGACGCTCGTCATCACGTATTCCTGCGTGGTCTACAGACTGTGGATCCGTCAGACGCCGGGAAACGCAGACATCAAGCGGGACAGGAGGCGGTTGTCCTCGAAAAAGAAG GTGACCCGTATGTTGATCATCAAGGTCGCCATGTTCACATTGTGCTGGCTGCCTCTTCATCTTTTCAACCTCCTTGTAGACTTCAACTCCAAGCTCCTTAACTCTGCAGATGAGCACGTGGTTCAAACAGCGTTCTTTGCCTGCCATTGGGTCGCAATGTCACATGCCTTTGTGAACCCTCTTATCTACTTCATAGCAGACGATTACTTCAGAGTAAGATGA